GAGGGTTAGAGGGTTGGGAAGAAAGACGAAAGGAAGAAACCCTGAGCTCATTACACACAGGATCTAGCCAGGCAAATGGAGGAGGGCCCAAGCCAGTCCTAGAGAGGAGGACAAGCCCTCTGGGGGCCCCTGGAGGACTTATTTCCCTTGTGGTTTATTGTACTTCCTGTTCCCTTGCTCACTGCGGAAGTTCCTCTTCTTACCCTGCACCCAGAGCTTTCTTAGCTGGAGAGGACTAAGGCAGAAGGCACCATCATGAGTAGTGGCCCTGTAGGAGGCAGGTCTGGGGGCCGAGGGGGACCAGCAGTTCAGCAGAACATTCCTTCCAACCTCCTCCAGGACCATGAGAACCAGAGACTCTTCGAGCTTCTCGGCCGAAAATGCTGGGTGAGTTCGGAGATGCCCTGATCCTCCCagtctccctcccttttctcctcttcctctatacctctgtttccccttctgcctcctcctcctcttacccatacttccctgctccttctccttcccatcatccctcttttccccttctccccatctcctctcccaggATTCACCCCCCCATTATCTTGCTGTCTACTCACCTTCCTCCTAGCTATATCTCTTTTCCCAAGCTCATGACAGCCACAAGCAATCAAGGACCAGGCCTTGTTACCCATGAACAGACTCCACTGATCCCGGGCTCTCCCCTCCTAGACACTGGCAACTGCAGTTGTTCAGCTGTACCTGGCACTGCCCCCTGGAGCTGAGCACTGGACCATGGAACACTGCGGGGCTGTGTGCTTCGTGAAGGATAACCCTCAGAAGTCGTACTTCATCCGCCTTTATGGCCTACAGGTGACCCCCATGCTCCCTTGGACAGTAAAGCTAGTTCCCAACTCGAAAAACCAGTTTGTTTTTTGTCCCCAAGCCCTCATTCATATCAATGACCCTCTGAGCTCCAGAACCAAAGACCAATACAGATCCCAAGTTGTGTTTTTCTCATTCTGAAGACTGACCTCGTTATCAAGACCCTCATCTGCGTCACAAACTTCCCCAAAGCACCATATTTATACCTGAGCCTCAACTTCAACTCTGTTTCAATCCAACTCTTAGAACTAGAATCTTAAATTCACAATTTAGAGCCCTCAACTCCTACATGTAGGCTTTGAATCCCAAACCTAAATCTCTCACATGGGTATCTGATTCTCAGAGTGTACCCCAATCCTCCATATCAGACACCTAGACCCCAAACTCTAATATTGAGCCAAAGAGCTCTAAATAAAACCCTGGGACACCAAATCTGGGCACCATGCTTCCTGGTCAGAAAGCAGAGGTTTGCTACCCAGGATTCATGGATGCCAGCATGTTCTCCATCTTCTCCAGGCTGGTCGACTACTCTGGGAACAGGAGCTATACTCACAGCTGGTTTACCTTACTCCTACCCCATTCTTCCACACCTTTGCTGGAGATGTAAGTGAGCAGTCTGTACATCCTTGTGGGggaatggggggttgggggagggagtgCTAGAAGTTTGCTGACCTCAAGGTATGTATAGGACTGTCAAGTAGGACTGAACTTTTCGGATGAGAGTGAAGCCCAGGCCTTCCGGGCCTTGGTGCAGGAGAAGATACAAAAAAGGAATCAGAGGCAAAGTGGAGGTAAGGAGGCCTTGGTGGGAATTGGCTCGAGGAGGGAGGGGGGCTGGGTTAGACAGAGGTGGCTTCATGGGTGTGAGGCTGGATAAACCCCTCTCATGGTTTTGGCTCTCAGTCCACCCTGTTTCACTACAGAAAGACGCCAGCTACCACTGACACCAGCACCAACCAATGAGGGTGAGTCCTCTAGTTCAAGTAGAGGTTATGAAGAACTAACCCAGAATCCTGGGGCAAGATTGGGACAGATATGAACTCATTCCATTTTaccagagagaagaggagggctCCCACCTGTGCCCCCACATCCCGGTGGAGATCATGGGGGTGAGTGGTGATTCTCATGTCTCTGGAGAGATGGTGGGGGGGTTAGTAGATGAATGAGGGCTTGGGTGCATCTGTATATGCCTAGAGAGGTAGATGGATGGCTAGGTGGATGGAGGAGCACATTGATGGATTGGTGGCAGGCGTGACTATTGAGAGATGAACTGATGATGACTTATAGAGAAATAGGGGAGTGAGTATTTGGGTAAAATGAATATTTACTTGTATTTAAGTAATGAATAGATGGTTCAGAGAATTAATGGATGGGCACGTAAACAGATGAATAAGGAATAAAGAGGGCTTGCCGCCAAGCCTAGAGACCAGAGTTCTAGCCCTCGAATCCACATAAAGATAGGAGAGAaacggagttggggatttagctcagtggtagagtgcttgcctaggaagcacaaggccctgggttcggtccccagctccggaaaaaaaaaaagataggagagaaacaattccacaaagttgtcctctgacgtcCACACATGTgatttgtatgcatgcatgcagacagacagacagacagacagaaacacacacacacataataatacaTTTAAAGAATTAAATCACAAAAATGAGATGAGGTAATATTCTACCCAGGGAAGATTAAATGattaagtgaatgaatgagtaactTAATAAGCCTTTTAGCCAACGAGCCAGAGAATGAATAAGTACTTGAATGAGAAAGATACATGAATTGGTGACTCCGTCAGTGTTTCTTGGGGATCCATCCACCATTCTATAGGCCTTGCATAGacctctctcatccctgtcctCCACGACCATTGAACAGATCCACAAACTTTGCCAATGGTCTTTCTATGTCTTGCCCCTGTGCTTTGGTTAGTAGGTGAGTTGGTCAGTGGTTCATTCACCATGTTTTCCACAGGCCCATCAGGTGGTCCACTATCTCTGGGACTTGTGACAGTTGACATTCAGAATCCTGACATCACAAGTTCACGTTACCGTGGGCTCCCTGCACCTGGCCCTGGCCCAACTGATAAGAAACGCTCAGGAAAAAAGAAGATCAGTAAAGCTGATATTGGTGCACCAAGTGGATTCAAGTGAGAACTTCTTCCCCTAGGATCCCGGTGGGTGGGGACGCATCTGAGCAGGTGGATAGCTGAGCAGAGGGAAGGATGGGCAGATGGCTGAGTGGGTAGCATTAATTAATTCATGGGTCGAAGAATGAATGGGTAGGGGATTGGTAGGAGTGGGCAGGTAGCTGGATGGGTGAGTGAATGAGGATGCAGACAGTTATGCAGATTCATTGTTTCACCCACATAGTGGACAGGGATAGAAAACTAGACAGTCAAGAGAATGAGGATAGTGTATAATGAGTGAACACACGTGTGGAGAGAACATGTAAAACAGCAAATGGATTGATTGCCAAGTGCGGTGGGGCACTTCTGTACTCCGGCACTTTTGAGATAGAAGCATTAAGGACAAGGGTTCACGGTGCCTCACAACCGTTCagaatgggatccaatgccctcttctggtgcgcaGGCGTAAGGTGCACATGCAGATggagtactcatatacacaaactaaataaatctttttaaaaagtagatggAAGAAAACAACAACCCGTAGACAAGAAagtgggagaagggaagaggaagaggagggaagagcagtaggaaggaaggaaaagtaaatGTAGGAGTAGATGGgtaggaaaagaagagaggagagactggTGGGCAAATCCGGAAACAGGTATGTGTaggcagatggaaggagggacagaggcaTGGTCCAGCCAATGGTCTGACGGATGAATGTGAACCAAAGTATTTGCTCACTTGTTCTGGCCTTTTGGACTCCCTCTGGGAAGGAGAGGGCAAGAGGTAAAGAAGACCCTGGGGCTTGATTGacatccccttcccttccctagaCACGTCAGCCACGTGGGCTGGGATCCACAGAACGGATTTGATGTGAGTAGCTCCAAACACCCCCTGACTCCACCCAGTTTCCACATACTTTCCCATTGCCCAAGGCTCGGAGCGCACGCCCAGCCCCTGCCCTTCCACAGCCCTCTTGGGTTCTTCGTTTTTATGGTTATGGTGATAATCTGTGCCCCTTCCTAattctctttctgcttttaacCCCGCTCTGCTCTTT
The window above is part of the Rattus norvegicus strain BN/NHsdMcwi chromosome X, GRCr8, whole genome shotgun sequence genome. Proteins encoded here:
- the Was gene encoding actin nucleation-promoting factor WAS; amino-acid sequence: MSSGPVGGRSGGRGGPAVQQNIPSNLLQDHENQRLFELLGRKCWTLATAVVQLYLALPPGAEHWTMEHCGAVCFVKDNPQKSYFIRLYGLQAGRLLWEQELYSQLVYLTPTPFFHTFAGDDCQVGLNFSDESEAQAFRALVQEKIQKRNQRQSGERRQLPLTPAPTNEERRGGLPPVPPHPGGDHGGPSGGPLSLGLVTVDIQNPDITSSRYRGLPAPGPGPTDKKRSGKKKISKADIGAPSGFKHVSHVGWDPQNGFDVNNLDPDLRSLFSRAGISEAQLTDAETSKLIYDFIEDQGGLEAVRQEMRRQEPPPPPPCRGGGGSQPLRPPVGSNKGRCGPLPPVPMGGAPPPPTPRVPPPPGRGGPPPPPPPATGRSGPPPPPLPGAGGPLAPPPPPPPPPPPPVCPGSGPAPPPLPPTPVSGVGPAPGGGRGALLDQIRQGIQLNKTPGAMENSVPQALPQQSEGLVGALMHVMQKRSKVIHSSDEGEDQTGEDEEDDEWDD